Genomic DNA from Leptotrichia wadei:
TTTCGGAATGAAACTAAAAGTTACTTTGAATTATTTTAATGTTTTTTGTTCAAATCTTTTGCCACCATAATATAATACATATTTTTTATCTTGCAGTGCTCCAGGATTTACAAATATTATACCATTTTTTTCTGCAAAGTATTCTTTGTGTGTGTGTCCAAAAACACAAATTTCAGCCTTTTCTAAATGTGCCTTTTTTTCTAATTCTTCAAGTGATTGTTTCACACTATACAGATGTCCATGTGTAAGAAATACTTTTTTACCCATTAAATCAAATATTCTCGTATCTCTTGTTTCAAAATCATCCATATCAGTATTTCCTTTTACAATAGCAAAAAGTACATCCCTATAAACTAATGACATATCAATTGCATCGGTGCTGTGATCTCCTGCAAAAATTACAATTTCTGGATTTTCTAACTCCATCACCTGCTGAAAATAATCAAGTCTTTTGTGACTATCCGAACAAATTAATACTTTCATTAAATCTCCTCTCTCCATCTTCCTCTTTTTAGCCCAAAAATTCTTTACATATTCAAACTCCTTCAAAATTGGGCTAATAAAAACTAAACATTTTAAAAGTTTTATACAAAACAATCATAATTTTTTAGTCTAGTTTTAAAGTAGTTTTAGTATATTTATCTAGATTAAATTTCAAATTTTAAAATAAACATTTTCCAAATAACTTATCCATATAACAAAATTACTTTAAAACTGTTTTTGAATATTATAGTTATTCTACTCAATCAGTTATTTATATAATTTAATATTCAAGCTTATGGTATTTTGAATAAATTATATCATATTTTTTAATTTTATACTAATTTTTTTCTGTTATTTCATCTATATTTAATCATAGGTTTTTTGATAAGTTTTATTTATTATAATCTAAAAAAATTTATAAAAAGTATTATTCTTATTATAATTACCTTTTATAATAAAATTAAATTAAATATCAGATTTTAAACTACTAAAAAGATTTATAATATATTCGTTATTTAAATAGAGTTTAGTATAAATATAAAAAGAAAGGAGTATATTTTAAAAATTAAGATATGGGGATATCTCATAAAATAAATAAAATTATCAAATCATAAATTTTATATATTTTGTTATATTTTTAAAATCAATAAAAACAATATCTTTATGCTTTTTAAAAATATATAATATTTATGTTAATAACGTTATTTTTGACTTATGAGACACCCTAAATATCTGTTATTATTTGTAACTAAAAATTACTTTTTATTATTTGACTTTTTAAACAATAAAAATCGGTTTTTGGAGATTCTCAAGTATTCTAACTCCGAGTTTTCCAGTAATTCTTTCTACCATTACTGTATATCGTAAGTCTCCCATTAAAACTAAATCATAATTTTGAGATTCGTTCATAATTGTCTTGAATGTATCTCCTTTTTTATGAATAAGGTTATAGTTTTCTCCAAATCTTTGAGCTAAGCTATTTTCATCATCTTCTTCAACATTTACACGCAATACGTTCATTTTTTGCTCACCAAATATGTAGAAAAAAGTAAATAGTGTCTTATTTGCATTATAAGCACCGTCATCAAGCAATACTAAATTATCCAATCTGAAATTTTCCACATTTGGTAAAATAATTAATGGCTTAAATATACTTCTTAAAATTTCCTTCAATACAGGAGTTACTTTTTCATTTTTTACAAGCACGAGCAAATCATATTTTTTCAATTCTTCCAAAATAATTTCAGAAGTTTCTCCATCCTTTGTGTAAAAATTTGAAATATCAGCTGTCATTTTTTCCTTAATTTTTTTTACAGTTTTTTCTTCCAGTTCTCTATATTCCTTAAAGGCATAATTTGCTCCAATATTTAATCCCATACCTTCAATGCTCACAGGAAAAACTTCATACTTTAAGACATCCTTGATATAGATAACATCAATATCAACATCATATTTTTTCTTAAAAATTTGTGCAAAATTAACCAATGGCTGTATTTCATTTTCTGCCGTAACTAAAAACAATGCTTTCTTTTGTAACATTTTAACCACTTCCTTATTATGATAATTTTATTTACCTATTTATCTTCTTCACTAAAGTCAGGAGCTTCTGTAATTTTTACAACAGAAGCAATCTTTTCATTGTTTCTGACTTTCATTATTCTAACACCTGTTGCAGAACGGCTTCGTACAGTAATATCATTTATACTTGTTCTAATTAACGTACCTTCCGAAGTAATAAGCATGATTTCATCATTTTCTCTTACAATTTTTACATCTGCAATTTTTCCAGTTTTATCATTAAGTTTTGCATTAATAAGCCCTTTTCCACCTCTTGACTGAAGCCTGTATTCAGAAAGTTTTGTACGTTTTCCATATCCTTCTTCAGTAATTGTAAGGATTCTCATTTTATTATTATCCATTTCAGAATTAATAATTGCAGCTCCTACAACTTTATCCTTATCCCGTAATGTAATTCCCCTTACTCCAACTGCTGTTGTTCCCATACTTCTTACATCTTTTTCAGAAAATTTAATGGCAATACCATTTCTAGTTGCCGCAAAGATTTCATCTTCTCCGCTTCCGCTTGTAAGTCCAATAAACATAACTTCATCATCATCATTTAATCTGATTGCCCGTTTTCCAGCCTTCATAATATTACTAAACAATGTCAATTCAGATTTTTTAACAACTCCATTTCGTGTTACAAAGAATAAGTTTTTATTCTTTTCAAATTCACGAACTTTTATTATTGTGCTAACTTTTTCATCATTATCTAAATTTATAATATTTCCAATAAGTTTTCCACGAGCCTGTTTTCCAGTTTCAGGAATTTCATAAACTTTTATGCTGAATACCTTTCCCTTCGTTGTAAAAATAAGCAATGTATCAAGAGCTTTGGCAATATACATATCCTTTACAACATCATCTTCCACTGTATTTGTAGCATTTACTCCAATTCCACCACGTTTTTGAGAACGGTAAGTATCAATTGC
This window encodes:
- a CDS encoding YfcE family phosphodiesterase, translated to MKVLICSDSHKRLDYFQQVMELENPEIVIFAGDHSTDAIDMSLVYRDVLFAIVKGNTDMDDFETRDTRIFDLMGKKVFLTHGHLYSVKQSLEELEKKAHLEKAEICVFGHTHKEYFAEKNGIIFVNPGALQDKKYVLYYGGKRFEQKTLK